One Bosea sp. 124 genomic window, GCGAGGCCATGACTGTGGATGCCGTCCGCCTCGGCGGCGACGACGGAGGCCGTGATCGCGCCCTCGTTGCGCGGATCGACGCCGCAGGCGAGCAGGGCCCGGCGCGTCAGTTCCTCGACCTCGGCGAGGCTGAGCCGGACGCCGCCGGCTGGCTGATGGTCGCTCATGCCGCCACTCCCGTTTGCGCCGATGCGCCGTAAAGCGAGACCGCCTTTTCGGGGCTGACCATGCCGTCGGCGAGATCCTTGGCAACGCGCTGCGGGTCGCGCTTCAGCGGATCGCCGAAGCCGCCGCCGCCCGAGGTCTCGATGGTGACGACATCGCCGCACTTCAGCGGGATGCCGGAGATCTTCGAGCGCAGCGGCGTCCGCGAGCCGTCGGGATGGGTGATCGTCATGCTGCTCAGCGAGCCGGGCTGGCCGCCCTGGACGCCGTGCGGCGGAAAGCGGAAGCGCTCGAAATGGGCGCCGAGCTTGCCCGCATCCGCCTCCAGCCGCCATTCGCGGACGAGACCGAGACCGCCGCGGAACTCACCCGCGCCGCCCGAATCCGGGATCAGCCCATAGCGTGTGAAGGTGACGGGGTATTTCGCCTCGACCATCTCGATCGGAGCGTTGGTGTTGTTGTGCAGGCCGCAGGATAGCGCGCTGGCGCCATCGCCGCCGGCATGGCCGCCCCAACCGCCGACCTCGATGTCGAAATAGACCTGGCGCTTGCCTTGCCGGCCGACGGTCTGGAGGGCGTAGACATAGGAAATGGCGTAGTAGGCCGCCGGGATGCGCTGCGGCGCGATCTGGGCGAGGGCTCCGAAGACCGCGATCGCGATGCGATGGTTGATGACCATGCGGCCGGCGACAGGAGCCGGAAAGACGGCATCGACGACGCTGCCCTCGGGAAGGGTGACGCTGACCGGCCTGTAGCAGCCGGAATTCGCCGGGATGTCACCGCCGAGTGCGGCGAGCAGCGCGTAGTAGACGGCCGAGCAGGTCATCGCGCGGGTGTTGTTGATCGGCCCGCTGACCTGGGGGCTGGAGCCCGCGAAATCGAGCGCGATGCCGTCGCCCGTCTTGACGATCCTGACCGCCAGCCGGATCGGCTCGTCGGATTGGCCGTCATCGTCGACGAGCTCGACGAAGGAGGCCTCGCCGTCCGGCAACGCGGCAAGCCCGGCGCGCATCATCGCCTCGGAGCCGTCGAGGATTGCCGCCATGGCAGCGGCCAGCGAATCCGCGCCATATTTGCGGGCCATGCGCGCGACGGCGCGCTCGCCGATGCCGAGCGCCGCGATCTGCGCGTTGAGGTCGCCGCGCGTCTCGTCGGGCTGGCGGACATTGTGCAGCAGCATTTCGAAGACGCCGCGATTGAGGACGCCCCTGTCGACGAGGCGCAGCGGCGGGATGCGGATGCCTTCTTGGAAGACCTCGGTCGCAGCCGCATAGTAGCTGCCG contains:
- a CDS encoding hydantoinase B/oxoprolinase family protein → MTDLQTGIDPIRLEVIRNALVAASEEMSITIWRTSRSTVVREILDFSTAVFDAAGNNIAQSARIPVHLNSMSDCLRTILDRFIPLQEWNDGDVIVTNDPYSGGQHLSDIQTFRPVFVDGKRVGIVGTLCHHVDVGGAAAGSYYAAATEVFQEGIRIPPLRLVDRGVLNRGVFEMLLHNVRQPDETRGDLNAQIAALGIGERAVARMARKYGADSLAAAMAAILDGSEAMMRAGLAALPDGEASFVELVDDDGQSDEPIRLAVRIVKTGDGIALDFAGSSPQVSGPINNTRAMTCSAVYYALLAALGGDIPANSGCYRPVSVTLPEGSVVDAVFPAPVAGRMVINHRIAIAVFGALAQIAPQRIPAAYYAISYVYALQTVGRQGKRQVYFDIEVGGWGGHAGGDGASALSCGLHNNTNAPIEMVEAKYPVTFTRYGLIPDSGGAGEFRGGLGLVREWRLEADAGKLGAHFERFRFPPHGVQGGQPGSLSSMTITHPDGSRTPLRSKISGIPLKCGDVVTIETSGGGGFGDPLKRDPQRVAKDLADGMVSPEKAVSLYGASAQTGVAA